In a genomic window of Zerene cesonia ecotype Mississippi chromosome Z, Zerene_cesonia_1.1, whole genome shotgun sequence:
- the LOC119835907 gene encoding ras-related and estrogen-regulated growth inhibitor, with product MTTRGIRRKKSSLSEVKVAVIGAPSVGKSALTVRFLTKRYIGEYDHQQESKYKHEALLDGEPILFEILDTCPKSVDELPGNEIAQWADGLFLVYSITDRESFNYVRRAKQSLQPDVPLTLVGNKADMVHLRQVSPEEGEILAKDFECSFAEVAAAEQVNQVGEVFHELCREVLTHRRRAKHSLLDRMLGTKTAYRVYSRGKSDSALPKD from the exons ATGACAACGCGCGGTATAAGGCGGAAGAAGTCGTCGCTGTCAGAAGTGAAAGTCGCGGTGATCGGGGCACCGTCCGTGGGAAAGAGTG CATTGACGGTACGATTTTTAACTAAACGATATATCGGAGAATACGATCATCAACaag aaagtaaatataaacacgAGGCGCTTTTGGACggtgaaccaattttatttgaaatcctTGACACTTGTCCTAAG agCGTGGACGAGCTACCGGGAAATGAAATCGCGCAGTGGGCGGACGGACTTTTCCTCGTGTACTCTATAACAGATCGAGAATCTTTCAACTATGTCCGCCGCGCGAAACAAAGCTTGCAGCCCGACGTGCCCTTGACTCTCGTCGGGAACAAAGCCGACATGGTACATCTGCGGCAG GTCAGTCCAGAAGAGGGAGAAATTCTTGCGAAGGACTTTGAATGCAGTTTCGCAGAGGTTGCCGCGGCTGAGCAAGTCAATCAAGTAGGCGAGGTATTTCATGAGCTTTGCCGGGAAGTTCTTACTCATAGAAGACGAGCAAAACATAGCCTTTTGGATAGAATGTTAGGGACCAAAACCGCTTATCGAGTCTATTCGCGCGGGAAAAGTGACAGCGCCCTACCCAAAGATTAA